From a region of the Rhipicephalus microplus isolate Deutch F79 chromosome X, USDA_Rmic, whole genome shotgun sequence genome:
- the LOC119162247 gene encoding tigger transposable element-derived protein 6, whose amino-acid sequence MRECLPVTYKANKKAWMTQDLLTSWLCKFDEDMVAEKRWVVLILDNCTAHNVKPKLTTVNLKFLPASTTAKNQPLDQSVIATVKALYKKRICERVLLSMQQQQPLKVNLRGAIDMVVASWWQVKADTISKCFKRAGFVRNAEALEDDEQSDTSRADETLNTDDVWSCLVDSNFVTATDTFQEFVDAGESELSVCEEASTDDAIVAAVRGSAEVATDDESDGEDDVDPTPEPDFPCKDALEYLAKVKTYCAKNSLSEKSLQCLSFVEDEIVRSAVRKHCQTKITAFFR is encoded by the coding sequence ATGCGAGAGTGCCTGCCAGTGACCTACAAAGCCAATAAAAAGGCGTGGATGACGCAGGATTTGCTCACCAGCTGGCTTTGCAAGTTTGATGAGGATATGGTGGCAGAGAAGCGGTGGGTCGTGCTTATCCTCGACAACTGCACGGCCCACAACGTCAAGCCGAAGTTGACCACAGTCAACCTAAAGTTTTTGCCTGCCAGCACTACAGCAAAAAATCAACCTCTCGACCAGAGTGTCATCGCAACCGTAAAGGCGCTGTACAAAAAGCGCATTTGCGAGAGAGTTTTGCTGagcatgcagcagcagcagcctcttaaAGTGAACTTAAGAGGCGCAATTGACATGGTGGTCGCTTCATGGTGGCAGGTAAAGGCCGATACCATAAGCAAGTGTTTCAAGAGAGCAGGCTTCGTGCGCAATGCAGAGGCTCTGGAAGACGATGAGCAGAGCGACACGTCACGCGCCGATGAGACCCTCAACACTGACGACGTGTGGTCCTGCCTCGTTGACAGCAACTTTGTAACCGCCACCGACACTTTCCAAGAATTTGTCGATGCCGGGGAGTCGGAGCTTTCTGTCTGCGAGGAAGCGAGCACAGATGACGCGATCGTCGCAGCGGTGCGCGGTAGTGCGGAGGTTGCAACGGACGACGAGTCGGACGGCGAAGACGATGTCGACCCGACGCCAGAACCAGATTTCCCGTGCAAAGACGCATTGGAATACCTCGCTAAAGTGAAAACGTACTGCGCGAAAAACAGTTTGAGCGAGAAATCGCTTCAGTGCTTAAGCTTTGTGGAGGACGAAATTGTTCGCAGCGCTGTTCGCAAGCATTGCCAGACGAAAATAACGGCGTTCTTCCGCTGA